The genomic stretch TTACCACTATATTGTCAGTATCTAAAAAATAAACGTATTTTTTCTCTATCTTCTGCTGCAAATACCTCTTTTCTTCATCGATAAGTTCAGAAGATTTGCTCAGATATTCTTTGACTTTGACAAAATACATATCTAATATTTTTTTACATATGTCAGATACTACAGGTATTTCACATTCAACAAGGTTTGGAATGGTTTCTGTTAGAAAATATGCAAAAGATGTCGTAGAAGCAAACCATTGTGACGAATTTGCCCCTTCTGCCGAACCAACATAAACATATTTTTTAGCAGTTTCATCATCAATTTCTTCAGCACAGTCTATATTAATTTTTTTCTCATTTGTAGAAAAGTCAATTTTTGCAACATATCTCTTTTCATCCCCAGATGGAACCTCAATATCTTCTGTAAGAACAGATAAATAGGCATCATTTCCAGATGCATCACCAATTAAAATATCACCAACCTCAACTATTTCCTCTATCAATAGCCTCTCACCTCACTTTTATGTTAATTATACCAATTTTATTTTCAAGATACAACCAAATTTTGAACTTGCAATTCTCGTTAGTTAGTTCACTTTTTAATTTTACATACCGTTATTTAATTTTTAAGGCCAAATTTTATGCGAAGTTAATTAACTTTATATGTTATTTTTTTCATTTTATATTATTTTTGCTTGTACAAAAATTGACATTTTTAATTATGTACTTTGTGATTTGTGACGTATTATGACTTTTGTATTTACCAATTGCTGTCGACCTGAAATCCCCCCAAAAACCCCCGGGGGTCGACAGCAAAAGGTAATTTCTGGTATGTGTTGACTTTCATGCTTTTGAGGTGTATAATAGAAATAACATACTGCAGCTTGAAAACTTAACCATTTGTTCCTTGTGGCATTCTTCAACCTATCCACGGGTTTGTAGCCTCCCCTTTGGGGATTGAAACTTTTTAGTAGTCCAGAAGAAGAAAAATTACTTAATACCGTTTGTAGCCTCCCCTTTGGGGATTGAAACTCCACACATTCACTCTAATATCACCGTACTTACCAAGTTTGTAGCCTCCCCTTTGGGGATTGAAACTAATATTAATTAATGCTATCACAAGCCTTATCACCAGTTTGTAGCCTCCCCTTTGGGGATTGAAACACCATCCATCACTTATCCCTTAACATTAAACAACCAGGTTTGTAGCCTCCCCTTTGGGGATTGAAACTGTCGAAACGCATTAAATGCCTGCCCCGCTATTGTAAGTTTGTAGCCTCCCCTTTGGGGATTGAAACAAGTCTGCGGTCTCTCAATCATTCAGCTCTCCTCCTTGTTTGTAGCCTCCCCTTTGGGGATTGAAACACTTGATAGGTGGATATGTAGATAGTGACGGGGACGGGTTTGTAGCCTCCCCTTTGGGGATTGAAACTCCAGTCAAGTAATTCCCAACCCTCGAATGTAAACTGTTTGTAGCCTCCCCTTTGGGGATTGAAACTAATATTAATTAATGCTATCACAAGCCTTATCACCAGTTTGTAGCCTCCCCTTTGGGGATTGAAACCTTTCAAAATATTCCTTTCAAACCCATTGTATCTAGTTTGTAGCCTCCCCTTTGGGGATTGAAACATTTCTTCGGGGTCTTCAACACAAAATCTACAAGGAGTTTGTAGCCTCCCCTTTGGGGATTGAAACCGTTGATATTAGGAATTGCAATACTATTTGGTTCTGTTTGTAGCCTCCCCTTTGGGGATTGAAACATAATTGCTCTTGTAAGAGACAGACTTGAACGTGAAGTTTGTAGCCTCCCCTTTGGGGATTGAAACTATATTTTTGTTCTATTGTTCTAAAATAACCTCGAGTTTGTAGCCTCCCCTTTGGGGATTGAAACCAGCGACGACATTGGGCATCCGCAGGGCGAAATACCGGTTTGTAGCCTCCCCTTTGGGGATTGAAACTTATACCTAAAAGTATAATAAAGCAAAATATAAAACGTTTGTAGCCTCCCCTTTGGGGATTGAAACTAATGTGAAGCTTCTCTCTTGAGTGAGCCAATCAGTTTGTAGCCTCCCCTTTGGGGATTGAAACGTCTAATCATCATTCAGCACCTCCTAACAAACGACGGTTTGTAGCCTCCCCTTTGGGGATTGAAACTAATGTGAAGCTTCTCTCTTGAGTGAGCCAATCAGTTTGTAGCCTCCCCTTTGGGGATTGAAACTTTTTTTGTGGTGTATGAAAAACCATTTGATTATCAGTTTGTAGCCTCCCCTTTGGAGATTGAAACTCAACAGGCTGAACCACAGTTTGGTTATGTTGATAGTTTGTAGCCTCCCCTTTGGGGATTGAAACTGATTTCCATTGTTAAATTATGCTATTACCATTTGTGTTTGTAGCCTCCCCTTTGGGGATTGAAACTAAAAGTAAGCCCTTGGGCATTTTTCAAACAGTGCGTTTGTAGTCTTTCCTTTGGGGATTAATAAGAAGTCTAAGTTTTGGAGGTAGAGGAGAAAAGGAGACTTTCTGTTGGAGATTGATACTGCTACCAATGGTGTAGTAAATGGTAGTGCAGGTGCATGGTCTGTATGCTTTTTGTTTTGGAAATTAAGGGAATTAGAAGAGTATTTGCTTAAAAATTGGATAAAAAAGAAGCGCCTTCTTTTAGAAATTTGTTAAGTAAAGTTTATAACCAATTTTTTTATAAAAAAAAGGGCTTTTCATAGCCCTTTTAATCCTTGCCCGTGAACAAGTATAATCTTTTCAGGATTTAAAATTTTTAATGTGTGTAAAATTTCAAAGTAGTTAGAATGAGCAGAAAGAGGAATATCAAAATAGTGAACCTCAAAATTCTTTATTACCTTTATCATCTCATGAATATACTGCTGTTCTTCTATATATCCGCTTTTGATAAACCCAAATGCACTGCCGTTCAAAAGTTGAACATACTTTACTGCAATGCTGTTTGGCTGAAGCATACCAGAGCTTGCAACCACAACGTCTGCTTTTTTAATATTATTTTCAACATCATTTGAATTTCCAAGACTAACATTGTAGAAAAAATTTTTCTCTCTTTTTTCTAAGTAATAAAGACTTATCTCTTTTGCCAGCCCGTCAACTATCACCTTCGGTCTTGTTCTGCAATAGGCATTTATAATTGCTAAAACTTCCTGAGCTCTGCCTATAGAAAACGCAGGTATAAAAACCTTCAGTTTTAATTTTACCAGAAAATCCACCGCATGTGCCAAACACCTTGCAGCATCCTCATACTTGATAGCAAAATCTTTCATTCCATATGTGTGTTCGCTGACAAGATAGGTTACCTTTCCTTTTTTCAAAATTTCTTGCAATGACATGCCTTCCAATATCATCTGACTGTGCAGAGAAAAATCACCTGTGTATATGAGTCTTCTGTTGCCAAAATGAATGTCAAACCCTGCAGAACCCAAAATATGTCCGTTTGGAAACGCTGATACTTTGAATTTGCCAATCTCAAACTCTTCTGCATATTGGATAAAGTTAATTTTCTTTCCTCTCAGACATTCCCTGTTCATGATGAATATAAGATCAATTGTCTCTTTGGTGGCATAAACTGGTATTTGATGAGGCAGATACTGGACAAAACTGTAATGGTCGTAATGCGCATGAGAAATTAAAACAGCTTTTATCATATTTGTTGAATAACCTTTTTGTGCTAAAAATCCTTCTATGTCAACAATGCAAAATTCTCTTGGTTGACTTCCGCAGTCGATAACTAAAATTTCATTTTCAAATCTCAAAAAATGTATGTTATATTCAGGATATGTGAAAAAATGCATGTGCTCATCTTGATAATTAAAATACCACACCTTTTTTGAAATATCCTCTAAATTCTCAAAATAATAGATGTCATCAGAAGCATCAATCCCCAATTTTACTTTTTCTTCATGCCTCAAATATTTTTCAGTTAAATGCTTCCTGCACTCCACAATTCCCAAATTGTAAAGACAATAACTTGCACGTGTTTTGACAAAAGCATCGTCTGTATCTTCTACTATCTTCACAATATCGTTTTTGCCACTTAAACAGAGTTTAAATGTTGTTAAATTTTCTTTTAGCTTTCTAATTTCATTCCAGATAAAACAGCTATGCAGATTCCCAGAAACCTTATCCATCCTTCTTGAAATTTCTTTTGGAACTTTTTCAAATTCCTCAACCAAAAACAGCAAATCTGAAGCAATATTTAAATCTTCCTCATTGCATATCAGTAAATATCTCTCTATTTTTTCCCTTTCTGACTCAAAAATATGAAATGCTAAATCTGTATAGCCCATTTTAGCAAGTGAAGCAATATAAATAATTTTTTCGATCTCTTCTCCCATATCAATTAGTTTTGACGAAAAAAGAAAACTGGGAATGTAATATGCGGATTTATAAAGTTCTCTGCACAGTCTTTTTTGTTCAGTAACATCATTTCTTGCAAGAGCTTTGTAACTTTCATGTACCTCTGAAGTCATTTTATCACCTGCTTGCTATTGCTTTTATTGAGGCGGTGCAGGTTCAAATTCATTCAGCAGTATACGTGTTGCTGCCTGTTTTATATTTGTATCAAAATCGCTTCTTTTTCGAATATAATCCAAATATTTGTATATATCAGATTTGCTAAAGTTGTTCAGCACATCTTTTGTTATCTGCAGAACAATTGCCTGCTCTTCGCTTGTAAGTTTTACAGGCTTGTCTGGATAGCCCATTTGTTCATATAAAAATATTAGAATATCCTTGTCAACTATATTTTTCCAGTATGGCTGTATATTCAGCAGAGCTATTCTTCTTATATTTTTGTTGTCATTAAGCAAAATGTTTTTTAACTTTTCTTTAATAATTTCCCTCAGCTTTGAACTTACTGTTATTACCTCTTTCAAAACGCGATGAATTGATGAAAGAGCTGATAAATCTTTACATAAAAGCAGTTCATCGGCCATAAGTGTGCAGTATGTTTCTGAACCCTGTACTATAAAAAACGCATACTCAGCATATTTCAGGTCTTTTTCTTTTTGAACAAGCTCCTTTACAAAGTTAAGACTGTCTGCACCTAAAAAGCCGAGCGTCAAAATTGCGTTTTTATAATCTCCCAGTTTTGCATCTTTTCTTTTCAAAACAGCATCTTCCAAATACGGAGCCAAATCTTTATCTTTTGTATATCTTAAACAATAAACCATAGAAGAGAAAGCCGAATAGTTGCTGTCAAATAGATAATTTAATATCTCTTTTTTAAAATCTTCATTCATTTTCTGCTTAGAATAAGCAATGCAAAGCTGTTTAAAATAAGTAAAGTTTTTTTCTGACCTGTTTTTGATATTTTCAGCATGATTATTCTGGCTTTCTGCTGACTCTTCCGCCATATAATCTTTTATAACTGCCTGAATAATGCTTTTTGCAAAATTTTTAAGAAAATTGTAGTTTATTTCAAAATAATTTTTAAGTTCAATTACACCTTCTTTTCCCATGTATCTGGCAAATTTTTCTTTAAAAAAGTTTGCAATTGCTCTATCTGTTGTATTATCTCTTTCAAGAGTGGTAAGCAGAAAAATCATTTGATTAATAAAATTTGTATTTTTTGAATATACAAGCATTTTTAAAAGTTCAAACTTTATATAGTTCAAATGTTTGATATCTGAAAATCTGCTGTATGCCATTTGAATAAGTTCGCTGTCAGAAATTTTACCAATTGCTAAAAGCGCAATCTTTATCTGTGGATACCAGCTCCATTTTGATATTATGTGCTCCAAAGTTTTTACTGCCATATTTCTATCATACTTGGCAACTTCATAGATGACATCTGAAATGTCTTCATGATCCTCTACGTCATTTGAAATAATTCTATTGACAGTTTTCGATGCATACAGCATCGGCTCAATAGGACAAATTCCCTCCCTGAGCAATTTGTTGCATTGAAATATGAGTTTTCTTTTAAATTCTGAGCGAACATAACCATACTTTGGCTGGCGTAAAAGCCCAAAGATTAGTTCAAACTCCTCAACATCCTCTTTTGAAAACATCCACATAAAAAGTCTGTTTGAAACATAATTAATCTTGTTTGTCCCAACAATAGCACCTTCAAAAATTCCCTCATCTGGACGATAAAAAGGTTCAAAAAGATTAATATCAAGTTCTCCGAAGTCTTTTATCACCTTGTCCATCTTAAAATCACTCCTTCATACCTTTTGTTTTGCAGTCTTCACGTCAGAGTCAACATCAAGGTCTATTGGAGGATTCATACTGTCATTAACAATAACTCTGAGTTTTAAATATTTGTTTTCGTCTATTTCGTATTCTATATCAATAGGAGTGCCTGGTGTAACAGGGGATCTGAAGCTGCCTATAAACGACTTTTGAATTCTCATTTTACAGTCATAAGGATCTT from Caldicellulosiruptor kronotskyensis 2002 encodes the following:
- a CDS encoding MBL fold metallo-hydrolase, encoding MTSEVHESYKALARNDVTEQKRLCRELYKSAYYIPSFLFSSKLIDMGEEIEKIIYIASLAKMGYTDLAFHIFESEREKIERYLLICNEEDLNIASDLLFLVEEFEKVPKEISRRMDKVSGNLHSCFIWNEIRKLKENLTTFKLCLSGKNDIVKIVEDTDDAFVKTRASYCLYNLGIVECRKHLTEKYLRHEEKVKLGIDASDDIYYFENLEDISKKVWYFNYQDEHMHFFTYPEYNIHFLRFENEILVIDCGSQPREFCIVDIEGFLAQKGYSTNMIKAVLISHAHYDHYSFVQYLPHQIPVYATKETIDLIFIMNRECLRGKKINFIQYAEEFEIGKFKVSAFPNGHILGSAGFDIHFGNRRLIYTGDFSLHSQMILEGMSLQEILKKGKVTYLVSEHTYGMKDFAIKYEDAARCLAHAVDFLVKLKLKVFIPAFSIGRAQEVLAIINAYCRTRPKVIVDGLAKEISLYYLEKREKNFFYNVSLGNSNDVENNIKKADVVVASSGMLQPNSIAVKYVQLLNGSAFGFIKSGYIEEQQYIHEMIKVIKNFEVHYFDIPLSAHSNYFEILHTLKILNPEKIILVHGQGLKGL